In Anas platyrhynchos isolate ZD024472 breed Pekin duck chromosome 15, IASCAAS_PekinDuck_T2T, whole genome shotgun sequence, the DNA window AGGGGCTTCTGGGCATCCAGGACCTGGGGCAGGTCTTCTTCGAGCCCATCAAAGACAAGCAGGGCAACATCCTCATCGTCACCCTGAAGGAGGTGAAGACCAACCAGACCTTCGAGAGCGTCCGCTGGGTTCCCATCTGCAAGCTGCAGACCAGCCGCAAGTCCGTGTCGTCCCCGGAGGAGCCCACGGCCCTGGACACGCTGCTCATCTCCGTGCAGGTGCTGAGCgagggggctggggacacgggggctgCTTCCAGCCGGCACGCTGGGGCTGTCCCTCATGCCTCCAGCACCCGGCACAAGGGCTGGAGAGCTCCTTGCTGTGAGGGCTGGCTCACTCCAGCGGTGCCCGTGTCCTCAGGACAAGCTGGCTTACCACCAGCGGAGCAGCCATGCCCTTTCCCCGGGCCTCTACCTGGGCTACCTGAAGCTCTGCAGCGCCGTGGACCAGATCCGGGTGCTGGTGCCCGAGCAGCTCCCCAACATCTTGTGCCACGTGAAGATCCGTTCCAACCCCAACATCTCCAGGTGGGGCTCCGGGGGGCATCTGGTCTTTTTCTCTGCCTTGTCCAGCACAAGAGCACCCGTGGCCACTGCCTCTTGTGCGTGGACTCAAGGAAGCAGTGCAGCTTCACCgcccagccctgtccctgccaaGCCCTGCCTAGGGCTGGAGAAAGCCGAGGtccccctgctgccaccccagcTCCCACGTCCCCTTGGTGGAAGAGCTAAGCAAACACAGCTCTCATCGGGATGGTGTGTTTAGGTCAGCCCCGAGCTGCTCCCTCCATCACGTTCTGTCTGCCGTTCTCCAGGGAGGAGTGGGAATGGCTGCAGAAGATGGCCAGCATGGAGGAGCCCGTTCCTGCGGAGCCAGAGGCTGAGACATCCCAAAACCACTTGTTCCAGGAGCTCCAGGCGGCCATCAAGGAGCTGATGACCCTGGTCAACATCCCGTTGCAAGAGGTGTGGGTGGGAGCCGAGGTGCAGGGACGAGGGCGATGACGTTTGCAGCCGTTACCTGTCATGTCTTTTGGACGGGCTCTTTGCAGGCCAAAGATTTCCGCCTGTACAGCCAAGAGGTGCTGGATTTTGGGGGCCAGgtctccttcctgctgctgctgcctccctcagATGACGTCTGCACGGCGCCGGGCCAGAACAACCCCTACACCCCTCAGTCTGGCTTCCTCACGCTGCCGCTGCAGATCTTCGAGCTGGGTGAGAAAAGGGGTGGTTTGCACTGCCAGGGCCTCCTCGTGCTGGTCTCCTTGATTTtgggaagggctggaaggcgCTGCTGGGGTGGCTGTGCTCTGTCACCTCCCTAAGAGAGCGGGGAGAGGGAGTGCTGAGGGCTCcccagtgctccaggtgggctCCCCGGGTTGGGTGGGCACGGAGGAACCCCTAGGGAGctgatatttttcattcttctcctcctttccatCCCTCAGTGCACTTCTTCACATACGACCGGGAGTTCATCACGCAGTACTGCCAGGTGTCTGCCCTCCTGGAGCTGGAGTCGCTCCTCTCGCAGCAGAGCCTCAGGGAAGCCTTCTCTGACGCCGAGCTCTCCACGGCCAAGCAGAGGCACCAGCAGGTGCAGGATTACATCCAGGTGCGCAGCGCTGGCGCTGGGAGCCAGCCAGGCTGGCCACGGTGTGCCCACGGGACCGAAATGCCCCAGTAGGGCTGTCCCCTTCTCCCCACTGTGGCCCCGCAGTGCCAGGGCTTTGTCTGGCAGCATCTCGCTGTGATCCTTTTGTTAAAGGTTTGCAAAGCACTGCCGGGGGGTTCTGCGCTCTGGGGGGGTTCCCCCGAGCTTTTGCCTCTTGGGAAAGGTGTGTGGGGAGAGGCCGGGTTTCGCTGGGGGATTTTTTTATGGTGGTTGTTCGCTTTCTGAAAGGGAtcctttatttcctcttctggCAGCAAATGGAGGAGATATGGCGCGAGATGCGCTGGATTATGGACGCCCTGCAGCATGCCCGGTACAAGCAGCCGTCCTGTGGGGTGTCCCTCAGTGGGTTcctcagcacctccagcagtGCCATGAAGGAGAAGACCCAATCCTCCTCGTCCCACCTCgacttccttccctccccggCGCCCTCCCCAGAGACCAGCCGTAAGCTCAACTCCGGTAAGGGCCCGGCTTTGCACAGCTCCCGCTCCCCCTCACGCCAAGCCGACGAGCTCTTTGCTTCCCTTGCAGACCTGCACGGGCTGTCGGACGAGGAGGGCTCCTCCGAGGTGTTCCTGGCCACCGACAGCGACTACGACTCCAGCAGGGCGCAGAGCCCAAAGGAGCTCGACCTGGTGTCCTCCTCCTCGGGGCCCGAGTGCTGCGGCAGGAGGGCGCCCCGCAGCCTGCGGGACAGCGCCCCGGACGTCCTGCAGAGCCACGAGCTCCAGCCGGTGCCGCTGCCCCCGCCGgagccccggccgccccccgagCTCTACGACAGCGACTTCGTCCTGCCCAGCCGGCAGATCGAGCTGCTGCGCATCACGGAGAAGCGGCAGGCGTACTGCGTGCGCACCAGCAGCCTGGACTTCCCCAAGCCCCTCTGCCCGGTGGCCAGAAAGTCCTGCCCCGGCTCCGTCGACAGCTCCCCGACGGAGAGCAGGACCCCCGGGGGCCACGGCGGCCAGCTCAGGCTGGGGACTGGCTCCGCACCCAGCCCCGAGCGCGGCCGGACGCGCTCGGCTGAGTGGACTCCGAGCTGCCAGGAGCCACTGGAGCAACCCGGGTGCTTGGCCGACCGCGGGAAGAAGCCGGGCTCTGTCACCTTGCGGGTCTGCCCTCAGTACGAAACCGGACTCTCCAAAGAGACCAGTGTCAAGGTACCGGAGCCTACTAAAGGCAGCGGTGCGGCT includes these proteins:
- the LOC101801820 gene encoding ankyrin repeat and fibronectin type-III domain-containing protein 1 isoform X12 codes for the protein MTQQMRDLQLAQARKPPGPSSPNAAKRLYRNLSGKFRVNYTSFDEGSLAGRGEKEKLRKSYLFQSNAALFEAVELQDLDRVQELLKQYSPEELDLNTPNSEGLLPLDIAIMTNNAPIARALLQAGAKESPHFVSLESRSLHLSTLLREAEQRVNELTAQVVNEAPNADCSEKEKQLKAWEWRYRLYKRMKAGFEHARVPDPPSNVHLSVASSSSVQVTFWEPLSVNSAVVTKYKVEWSCSPTFSPLLGEAVVDKLKSLHYTIRGLVSGTAYYVQVSAYNMKGWGPPQASVPPFAIPSNWREYDGRAPRRRGQAEALDHLLGQVKTVHQHCVCHEPCKNQPQSRKHSVSKSLKHLFHAGSKFLKTLKRGLYLTAIFYKDDNILVTHEDQIPVVEIDDTYSCLLMQDFLWFTKVSCMWDEILWLRQCVTVSQSSCSCILQTRFKMLLAISQMQGLLGIQDLGQVFFEPIKDKQGNILIVTLKEVKTNQTFESVRWVPICKLQTSRKSVSSPEEPTALDTLLISVQDKLAYHQRSSHALSPGLYLGYLKLCSAVDQIRVLVPEQLPNILCHVKIRSNPNISREEWEWLQKMASMEEPVPAEPEAETSQNHLFQELQAAIKELMTLVNIPLQEAKDFRLYSQEVLDFGGQVSFLLLLPPSDDVCTAPGQNNPYTPQSGFLTLPLQIFELVHFFTYDREFITQYCQVSALLELESLLSQQSLREAFSDAELSTAKQRHQQVQDYIQQMEEIWREMRWIMDALQHARYKQPSCGVSLSGFLSTSSSAMKEKTQSSSSHLDFLPSPAPSPETSRKLNSDLHGLSDEEGSSEVFLATDSDYDSSRAQSPKELDLVSSSSGPECCGRRAPRSLRDSAPDVLQSHELQPVPLPPPEPRPPPELYDSDFVLPSRQIELLRITEKRQAYCVRTSSLDFPKPLCPVARKSCPGSVDSSPTESRTPGGHGGQLRLGTGSAPSPERGRTRSAEWTPSCQEPLEQPGCLADRGKKPGSVTLRVCPQYETGLSKETSVKLHITSQTSAGEVVKLVVLEMNDVSRGVLGASAAFCYGEEQLEHFGLVFASEESERWLPDDSLPLALHAARPDGRFFVRIKETSPLVLQFGPATTV